A single Tenacibaculum sp. 190524A02b DNA region contains:
- a CDS encoding nucleoside triphosphate pyrophosphohydrolase family protein, protein MKDKINAVHEFHKAFGLGIKKQPTAHIGKDRNLLRYNLMKEENEEYLEAAENNDLIEVADALGDMLYILCGTIIEHGMQHKIEEVFNEIQRSNMSKLGEDGKPIYREDGKVLKGPNYFKPDIKSIFK, encoded by the coding sequence ATGAAAGATAAAATAAATGCAGTACATGAATTTCATAAAGCCTTTGGTTTGGGGATTAAAAAACAACCTACTGCTCATATTGGTAAAGACCGCAATCTACTCCGTTATAATTTAATGAAGGAAGAAAACGAAGAGTATTTAGAAGCAGCAGAAAATAATGATTTAATTGAAGTAGCTGATGCTTTAGGTGATATGCTTTATATTTTATGTGGTACTATTATTGAGCATGGGATGCAACATAAAATAGAAGAAGTATTTAATGAAATACAACGTAGCAATATGAGTAAACTTGGTGAAGACGGCAAGCCTATATATCGTGAAGATGGTAAAGTTTTAAAGGGACCTAACTATTTTAAACCAGATATAAAAAGTATATTCAAATAA
- a CDS encoding HAD family hydrolase, with product MTKKNLIVLDIDDTLTKSEEKHTSALLHALKYFDITEIDTDWRNYQNATDSYIFSVNYEKTHKKTFSFDLIEEFEKVMTEHFLTFPDTIELHGAQTIVDYFINETNYAVCFATGSILQPAYLKLQQAGIHLIPEVLESSNNIFTREGIVKSAIEKAKSYYEVNNFEHIISFGDGLWDVTTAQNLDIHFVGVNDKNIADFNKMNIKHHISNWDNFSLAETEKKLGISSTTSIQL from the coding sequence ATGACCAAGAAAAATCTTATTGTATTAGATATTGATGATACTTTAACTAAAAGTGAAGAAAAGCATACTAGCGCTTTGCTACATGCCTTAAAATATTTTGATATTACTGAAATTGATACCGACTGGAGAAACTATCAAAATGCTACTGACAGTTACATTTTTAGTGTTAATTATGAGAAAACTCATAAAAAAACTTTTAGCTTTGATTTAATTGAAGAGTTTGAAAAGGTAATGACAGAACATTTTTTGACTTTTCCCGATACGATTGAACTACATGGGGCTCAAACTATTGTAGATTATTTTATTAATGAAACCAATTATGCTGTATGTTTTGCTACAGGTTCTATTTTACAACCTGCTTATTTAAAATTACAGCAAGCCGGTATTCATTTAATTCCTGAAGTATTAGAAAGTTCTAATAACATTTTTACGAGAGAAGGTATTGTTAAATCTGCTATTGAAAAGGCTAAGTCTTATTATGAAGTAAATAACTTTGAGCACATTATTTCTTTTGGAGATGGTTTATGGGATGTTACTACTGCGCAAAACTTAGACATTCATTTTGTTGGTGTTAATGATAAAAACATAGCAGATTTTAATAAGATGAATATTAAACATCATATTAGTAACTGGGATAACTTTAGTTTAGCAGAAACTGAAAAAAAATTAGGTATTTCCTCTACTACTTCTATTCAATTATAA
- a CDS encoding SDR family NAD(P)-dependent oxidoreductase → MNTKTAIVFGATSGIGKMLTEFLVKDGYKVGITGRRLEKLETLKKQYPANIIFKQNDIQEVDDVEKIFNELVSELGEVDVIIQSSGVGYTNTKLEWDKENTTIQTNVVGVTKLYDLAYNLFKEQQFGHLVGISSIASLRGNRFAPAYFASKAYQKAYLESLYIKTKSIKSKKVFITDIRPGYVDTDMALGDGIFWLTPLEKACKQIYTAINRKKRVAYISKRWMLIAWVLKIVPSKILKLAT, encoded by the coding sequence GTGAATACTAAAACCGCCATTGTATTTGGAGCCACTTCTGGTATTGGAAAAATGTTAACTGAATTTTTAGTAAAAGATGGTTATAAAGTAGGAATTACCGGTAGGCGTTTAGAAAAATTAGAGACACTAAAAAAACAATACCCTGCGAACATCATATTCAAACAAAATGATATTCAAGAGGTTGATGATGTTGAAAAAATATTTAATGAGTTGGTAAGTGAATTAGGTGAGGTAGATGTAATTATACAGTCTTCTGGAGTTGGATACACCAATACTAAATTAGAGTGGGATAAAGAAAATACTACTATACAAACTAATGTAGTTGGTGTTACCAAGTTATATGATTTAGCTTACAACTTGTTTAAAGAACAGCAATTTGGTCATTTAGTAGGTATTTCATCCATAGCTTCTTTAAGAGGTAATAGGTTTGCGCCTGCATATTTTGCTTCTAAAGCCTATCAAAAAGCCTATTTAGAAAGTCTATATATTAAAACAAAATCCATTAAATCTAAAAAAGTATTCATCACAGATATACGACCTGGCTATGTAGATACAGACATGGCTTTAGGTGATGGTATTTTTTGGTTAACTCCTTTAGAAAAAGCTTGTAAACAAATTTATACTGCCATTAATAGAAAAAAGCGTGTTGCCTATATTTCAAAACGATGGATGCTCATTGCTTGGGTATTAAAAATAGTTCCTTCAAAAATCCTAAAATTAGCCACATAA